GGAAAGCTTCTTTACCGCCACGTAAAATCACAGCATTACCTGTTTTAAAACAAAGACTTGCTGCATCTGTCGTCACATTTGGACGTGATTCATAGATGATGCCGATCACGCCTAGGGGCACACGTTGTTTGCCGATCATCAAGCCATCTTCATTTTTCCACATTTTATCGACTTCTCCGATTGGATCAGGGAGAGTGGCCACTTGGCGAATACCGTCCGCCATTTCTTTAATTCGTTCATCTGTTAAACGCAAACGATCCAACATCGCATCTGTAATCCCATTTTCCTTGGCTGCATCTAAATCTTTTTGATTTTCTAGTAATATTTTAGCAGTGCTTTTTTCCAGTTCATCCGCCATGTGCAGTAATAAATCGTTTTTTGTTTTTGTGTCCATCAAGCCTAGTTGATAAGCTGTTTCTTTTGCTTGTTTGCCTAGTTGTATTAAATCAGTCATGAAACGTTCCTCCTTTTTTGAGTTAAATAAATAACGTACCAATCATTTCACCATTTAAAATATCAAATATGATCTTTGGTTGTTGTCCGTTTGCTAAAATCATGGCGCCATCATGCTCTAATACACGTTCTGCTGCTTTTAATTTACTGTACATGCCACCAGTTCCAAAGCGACTGCCTTTGCCACCAGCTAATTGTAAAAGCTCGTCATTGATTTCATTGATTTCGGAGAACAGAGTTGCGTCTTTATTAGTATTTGGATTATCAGAAAAGAAACCATCGATATCAGATAACATAATCAAGGCATCTGCTTGGATCAGTTGGGCTACGATTGCCGATAATTGGTCATTGTCGCCGAATTTTGTCAGATGATCCAATTCGTCGATTGCCACAGTATCATTTTCATTGATGACGGGAATAATGCCCATTTGTAGCAATTGTTCAATTGTATTCGTTACGTTTTGGCGGCTTTCAGGATATTCGATCACGTCTCTAGTCAATAATAATTGGGCGATTTGCTGGCTGTAAGTCAAAAAGCGTTGGTTGTAAATGTTCATCAATTCCGCTTGTCCCACTGCTGCCACTGCCTGCTGTTCTGGAATGGTCGGGGGTCGTTTGTCCATGTTTAACTTATTTAAGCCAACACCGATCGCACCAGATGACACTAAGATGATCTCTTTGTCTTGGTTACGCAAATCGGATAAGGTAAACGCCAATTGATCGATGGCGCTTAAATTGATATTGCCGTTGGGATAAATCAAGGTACTGGTCCCAACTTTGATGACGATTCGTTTTGCTTCTTTTAATTGTTTTCGCATGGTTGACCTCACTTATTAGAGGCTTAGATAGAAGCGTTTAGCTCTGAGAATGCGCAACATCAACGCGTCCTTTGTTGTGTTTTTTAGCTTATTTCCGAAAGAGCTGCTTCTAGATAGCCGTTTTCGATTATTTTAGATAAGGCTATTATCTAGCCTTTTCCGTTTATTTGCAAGAAAGCTTGGACAAAAATTTGGCTTTTGTCCAAGCTTAGATTTTATTCTTCTATTTTACAGCTTTATAGGTCTTTTGTCTCTAAATCATGAACAAATAATCCGCTCAATAATTTAGGTTCAAACCAAGTTGATTTTGGCGGCATGATTTTACCTGCATCCGCAACATTTAATAAATCATCCATGGTTGTTGGGTAAACAGCGAAAGCGACTGACCACTGACCGCTATCCACTAGTTGTTCTAATTCCTGCATGCCGCGAATGCCGCCGACAAAATCGATTCGTTTATCTGTACGGACATCTTGAATATCGAAAATCGCTGCAAATACATGATTTTGAAGTAAAGAAACATCTAAGCCATCAACTGGATCATCAGATAAAATCGTGTCTTTAGCCGTTAAAGCAAACCACTGCCCGTCTAAATACATGCCAAACGTTTTTGCTTGGGTAGGTTTTCCAGTGTCTGTCTTGGTGATTGTAAAATTCGTTTCCAAATGCTTAAAGAAATCTGCTTCGATCGGTACGTTCAAGACACGGTTATAATCTAAAATTTCTAATTCTTCTTTCGGAAAAATGACAGATAAGAAATAGTTAAATTCCGCTGTATCAGTTGCATTAGGTTGAGCCTCTTTTTTCTTTTGTCCAACTTTTACTGCAGATTCTGTACGATGATGACCATCAGCGATGTATAAAGCGGGCACATCTTGAGCAAAAGTTGTCACGAGTTGTTCAATCACTTCTGGTTTATCTATAAGCCAAACACGGTGTGTGACTTCATGGAAACTAGTGAAATCATAGACTGGATCATGTGATTTTTTCCATTCATCTGTCAGCGTTTGGATCTGTTCATTTTTACGGTAGGTTAAAAAAATCGGGCTAGTATTCGCATCGCATGCTTCAATATGGCGAATGCGATCGACTTCTTTTTCTGGACGGGTAAATTCATGCTTTTTGATTTTACCTTTTGTGTAATCAGTGATTGAAGTACACGTGACAAGACCTGTTTGAGCGCGTCCATTCATTGTTAATTCGTAAAGATATAAGAGTGGCTGTTCATCTTGAACCAACCATTGTTTTTGTAAAAAAGCTTGTAAATTACTAGCAGCTTTTGCATAAACTTGATCATCATAAGGCGAAAGGGTTTCAGGTAAATCGATTTCGGCTTTATCGATGTGAAGGTAAGAATAAGGATTATTTTCACCAAGTTCACGCGCTTCTGCAGAATTTAAAACATCATAAGGTAATGTCGCGATTTTGTCACTAAACTCAGATGCTGGTCGAATGCTTTTAAATGGGTGGATCATAACCATTAATAACTCACCGCCTCAGTATTTTTGATCGTCCGTACTCGGATGATGTTTTCTGCGGCTTGAATTTTCTCAGCAGCAGCATTGATTTTGGCTTCATCTGTTTCAGAAATATCAACGATCGTATAGGCATAATCATCACGACTGCGGTTGATCATTGTATCGATATTGATCTCTAAATTGGCAATGCCAGTTGAAATTTGTCCTAACATATTGGGAACATTTCTGTGGATGATCGTGAAACGGAATGGCGAATTGAAGGCCATTTCCACAGTTGGGAAATTAACAGAACGTTTGATATTCCCAGTTTCTAGAAATTTTTTCAGAGTACGAGCAGCCATTTTGGCACAATTGATTTCCGCTTCCTCAGTTGATGCGCCTAAGTGAGGAAGAACTAAGACTTTTTCATTGTGCAAAAGACGTTCATCGGCAAAGTCAGTAACAAAATTGCTGATTTCTTCTTGGGCCAAGGCTTCGATCACAGCGTCTGTTTCGACTAGTTCACCACGAGCAAAGTTAAGCAAAACGGCATTTTTTTTCATTTGCGCTAATTGTTCTTTGCCAATCAAATGATGAGTATTTTCAGACAAAGGAACATGAACAGTTATGAAGTCACAGGTTTTCAAAACTTCTTCCATACTTTGTGCTCGTTTGACACGACGTGAGATACTCCAAGCAGTATCAACGGAAACAAAAGGATCAAAACCTGTCACTTCCATTCCTAAACGATAGGCATCATTGGCAACCATCGCACCGATTGCACCTAAACCGATCACACCCAATTTTTTACCTTCTAATTCTGTGCCGGCAAACTGTTTTTTCTGTGCTTCAGCTTGTTCTTCAGCGTCAGGACCTGTTAATGTTTGAACCCAGTTAGAGCCTTTTAAGATTGGGCGGACAGATAAAAGTAAGCAAGCGATTACTAGCTCTTTTACAGCATTCGCATTGGCACCTGGTGTATTAAACACAACGATGCCGTCTTCTGTGCATTGTTTGACTGGAACATTATTCGTCCCCGCACCTGCACGAGCAACAGCTAAAACAGAAGCAGGAAAAT
This sequence is a window from Enterococcus sp. 7F3_DIV0205. Protein-coding genes within it:
- the proB gene encoding glutamate 5-kinase, whose translation is MRKQLKEAKRIVIKVGTSTLIYPNGNINLSAIDQLAFTLSDLRNQDKEIILVSSGAIGVGLNKLNMDKRPPTIPEQQAVAAVGQAELMNIYNQRFLTYSQQIAQLLLTRDVIEYPESRQNVTNTIEQLLQMGIIPVINENDTVAIDELDHLTKFGDNDQLSAIVAQLIQADALIMLSDIDGFFSDNPNTNKDATLFSEINEINDELLQLAGGKGSRFGTGGMYSKLKAAERVLEHDGAMILANGQQPKIIFDILNGEMIGTLFI
- a CDS encoding phosphoglycerate dehydrogenase, which translates into the protein MYDIKTFNAIAPVGLARFNEENFTINKTETPDGIILRSEKLHEYDFPASVLAVARAGAGTNNVPVKQCTEDGIVVFNTPGANANAVKELVIACLLLSVRPILKGSNWVQTLTGPDAEEQAEAQKKQFAGTELEGKKLGVIGLGAIGAMVANDAYRLGMEVTGFDPFVSVDTAWSISRRVKRAQSMEEVLKTCDFITVHVPLSENTHHLIGKEQLAQMKKNAVLLNFARGELVETDAVIEALAQEEISNFVTDFADERLLHNEKVLVLPHLGASTEEAEINCAKMAARTLKKFLETGNIKRSVNFPTVEMAFNSPFRFTIIHRNVPNMLGQISTGIANLEINIDTMINRSRDDYAYTIVDISETDEAKINAAAEKIQAAENIIRVRTIKNTEAVSY
- a CDS encoding DUF1015 domain-containing protein, with protein sequence MVMIHPFKSIRPASEFSDKIATLPYDVLNSAEARELGENNPYSYLHIDKAEIDLPETLSPYDDQVYAKAASNLQAFLQKQWLVQDEQPLLYLYELTMNGRAQTGLVTCTSITDYTKGKIKKHEFTRPEKEVDRIRHIEACDANTSPIFLTYRKNEQIQTLTDEWKKSHDPVYDFTSFHEVTHRVWLIDKPEVIEQLVTTFAQDVPALYIADGHHRTESAVKVGQKKKEAQPNATDTAEFNYFLSVIFPKEELEILDYNRVLNVPIEADFFKHLETNFTITKTDTGKPTQAKTFGMYLDGQWFALTAKDTILSDDPVDGLDVSLLQNHVFAAIFDIQDVRTDKRIDFVGGIRGMQELEQLVDSGQWSVAFAVYPTTMDDLLNVADAGKIMPPKSTWFEPKLLSGLFVHDLETKDL